The Doryrhamphus excisus isolate RoL2022-K1 chromosome 1, RoL_Dexc_1.0, whole genome shotgun sequence genome includes a window with the following:
- the chrnb3a gene encoding neuronal acetylcholine receptor subunit beta-3a — translation MRMKLLMTWLLLAVVQAQDVLVSLAELEDSLLRSLFRGYQKWVRPVQHANDTITVRFGLKISQLVDVDEKNQLMTTNVWLWQEWVDVKLMWNPDDYGGITSIRVPSETIWLPDIVLYENADGRFEGSLMTKAIVRWDGTITWTPPASYKSSCTMDVTFFPFDRQNCSMKFGSWTYDGNMVDLVLVDHYVDRKDFFDNGEWEILNATGMKGSRRDGVYWYPFVTYSFILKRLPLFYTLFLIIPCLGLSFLTVLVFYLPSDEGEKLSLSTSVLVSLTVFLLVIEEIIPSSSKVIPLIGEYLLFIMIFVTFSIIVTVFVINVHHRSSATYHPMAPWVKSLFLQKLPRLLCMRGHTDRYHYWDADTSSSELKPRRGLGKRGGPGHQGGPLGGKEEENRAWFAMLEKATQSVRYISHHIKKEHFIREVVQDWKFVAQVLDRIFLWAFLTVSILGTILIFTPALQMYLSSP, via the exons ATGAGGATGAAGTTGTTGATGACGTGGTTGCTGCTGGCTGTTGTTCAAG CTCAGGATGTCCTTGTCTCACTGGCGGAGTTGGAAGACTCCCTACTGAGGAGCCTGTTCCGAGGTTACCAGAAGTGGGTTCGGCCTGTGCAGCACGCCAATGACACCATTACCGTACGCTTTGGACTAAAGATCTCCCAGCTGGTGGACGTG GATGAAAAGAACCAACTGATGACGACAAACGTCTGGCTTTGGCAG gAATGGGTTGATGTCAAGCTAATGTGGAATCCGGATGACTATGGAGGTATCACATCCATCCGGGTACCTTCAGAGACAATATGGCTGCCAGACATTGTTCTCTATGAAAA TGCAGACGGTCGCTTTGAGGGATCCCTGATGACCAAAGCCATCGTTCGCTGGGACGGGACCATAACGTGGACGCCCCCGGCCAGCTACAAGTCTTCCTGTACCATGGACGTCACCTTCTTCCCCTTTGATCGGCAAAACTGTTCCATGAAGTTTGGCTCCTGGACGTATGATGGAAATATGGTGGATCTGGTTCTCGTGGACCATTATGTGGACCGCAAAGACTTCTTTGATAATGGCGAGTGGGAGATCCTCAATGCCACAGGAATGAAGGGAAGCAGGAGGGACGGGGTGTACTGGTACCCCTTTGTAACTTACTCCTTCATCCTCAAGAGGTTGCCCTTGTTCTACACCCTCTTCCTCATCATCCCCTGCCTGGGTCTGTCCTTTCTGACTGTCCTGGTCTTTTATTTACCATCAGATGAAGGAGAGAAACTGTCGCTTTCCACATCTGTGTTGGTGTCACTCACTGTCTTCCTCCTGGTCATAGAGGAAATCATCCCTTCATCCTCCAAG GTGATCCCCCTCATCGGAGAATACTTGCTCTTCATCATGATCTTTGTCACCTTCTCCATCATTGTCACTGTCTTCGTCATTAATGTCCATCATCGCTCTTCAGCGACCTACCACCCCATGGCCCCATGGGTGAAGAGCCTCTTCCTGCAGAAGCTGCCCAGGCTGCTCTGCATGCGGGGGCACACCGACAG ATACCACTACTGGGACGCTGACACCAGCAGCTCTGAGCTGAAGCCTCGTAGAGGCCTGGGAAAAAGGGGGGGTCCTGGCCACCAGGGGGGCCCCCTTGGAGGGAAGGAGGAAGAGAATCGGGCCTGGTTCGCCATGCTGGAAAAGGCCACGCAGTCCGTTCGCTACATCAGCCATCACATCAAAAAGGAACACTTCATACGAGAG GTCGTACAAGACTGGAAGTTTGTGGCTCAGGTGCTGGACCGAATCTTCTTGTGGGCCTTCCTCACGGTGTCCATATTAGGAACCATCCTCATCTTCACGCCCGCCCTGCAGATGTACCTCAGCTCGCCCTGA